Genomic DNA from Telopea speciosissima isolate NSW1024214 ecotype Mountain lineage chromosome 2, Tspe_v1, whole genome shotgun sequence:
TTAGCAATAAAATGAGCAATTATCCAATCGTTGGTTTGCATCACCATCTAACCATACTGAGACATTCACAACAGCAATTCAGGACGTGAAAGCAAACCCAATGCCTTTTCCACAAAGATTAAAGTAAGATATATGAGTATTGTTTATAGATTTCATGAACCAGGATAACTGGCCAGAATCAAATCATCGAAGTTCCattcaagataaaaaaaaaaagacaatcaAGAGTCCAAGCACACAATATCAGTCATAAAATGTAAGTGTTTCAATAAACAATTCACAAAGAAGTTATGTGATAAAACAAGAGTCACAAATCAATGATATTCCAAAATGGCaaatctacctgaattgaatcCATTTAAGTCCTTGGGGAATGTCCCACGTCAGATCCAAATGCAGAGGAACTTTCACTATCAGAATCTGTAAAATACAGCTCGGAATGAGTGAAACATCCAGTTAATACCGCCCATGAAGgtgaagaaaatataaaaaaaagaccCCTCAATCAGCATCATATTCAATTGGATATGTTTCAAAATAACCCTAACCAATTAAACAACAAATTAAGTTAAATTTTGTTAGTATTACCACTTGAAGAGGATCCAGAGTCACTGCTAGAGCTGCTTGAACTACTTGATCTACTCGCATTATCCCCTTGCTTTTCTGCTTGGACAGGTGAGAAAGAGGAAACAATCTTCTCATCTGCGAAAATTGGCCACATAGTTCCAGTGATTGTGAGTTAATGAACCAGATAGCCATTCACATAAATATTGGActaaaaattggaatccaacTAGAATGGCTTCTAAAAAATTTACCTCTTTTAGGTTCTGTGGGTGCTTCAATCATTGTTGTGACTGGATTCTGTAACGATtaaagatatttaaaaaaaaatagaactgaACTTCcatcaaggaagaagattgaaaatcatAAAAGTTGTGATTTTGTTTTGCAAAAGTAAAAGTTATGATTCGGGGGTGTACCATTTCCTGTACATTGTGTTCTGCCTCAGCTCTTGCTTGAATGGCAAGTTCGGCTTTTCTTTTATACTTGCTCAGACTCTTCTTGTAGTTGGTTACAAACCTATCAAGTTCCCATAGAGTTTCTGCATCAACGCTATCAATGTCCACTTCAATCTCATCGTCATGCTGGCACAGTGATGAGTTCCTCTTCTTAATAATCTGGACAATGTTGTCCAGCTTTTCCGAAGGCAAACTCTGAAGATTTGTGCTGAGTCTTTGCTTCTCCTCATACGTCATGTCCCTTTTGTGGGGATCCTTTGCCTTAGGCTTCTTTGGTGCAGGAGTCCGACCTGGACCTGGAGGGGCAAAGTTTGAAGGTTTCAAGTTAGAATCAACTGGAGGTGTTGTTGATTCTAATCTATCAAGAGTTCTTCTCATCTCAGGATGCAGTGGAGGTGGAAGGGCCTTCCTCCAGGTACGGGTAGGAAGAGCAGCATCATAGTGAGTTCCAAACCTTGAATTAAGATTGAGTTCAGCCTCTACAACTGTCCAGTTGTCTTCAAATATCTTTAAAAGCTGCTCCGCCATAACATAAACATCCTGCCCTTTCGGGTTATATGTCATGGCATTGCGGAATGTAAGTCTCACATCCTCTGCAATCTCCCAAGGAGACTTGTACCGGTTCTTAAGCAACCTCGATTTCACTGTGCCCAAGTCCATTGGATGCTTGATAATGGTATAGTAGTCATGGAGTCCAAGCCCCTTCACGTCCACAGGAGTATTAAACACCCAACCATGCTTGTGCTTCATTAATTTGGCGAGCAAATTACTGCAACTCTTGAACACCTGACTGGAATACTTGTCCACTCCAAACCCCTGAAACCCGTATTCCCCATCTCGACGTTTCTTACCATTAGACTTCGACTTTTTGTGGCTGTCTGGAGGTGGGAATTTCTCCTTCCCAAGCACAAAGTCAGAATTCCGATAGTACTGGTTCGCCTTCGGagtcctcttctctttctcaacaacaTCGCTTACTCCCTGGCTATTCTCCACCACTGAGACACTAAGCTGGTGCAACGGTCTCAACTCGTGATGACCCACTGAACCAACCTCAGAATTTATCCTCTTCGTGCTACAGTTGTCCGCAGCATCATTAGTGGACAGCTGAGAGTGACTGTACCCACTACCGGAGAAGCCAGTGTACTGCACTTCCCTGGCTTCAAGCTTCTTCACCAGAGTCCGAACCTGATCTAGCTCGTTCGCAAGCTTCCGCCGGAGCTCTCGCATCTCCTGCTTCGACCTAGAAGACAAGTTAATCGTGACACCATTCTCCAACCTGGGGAAAACCGCGCGGATGGAGCCATTACCGGACGGTGGTTCAGGACTATTGGGAGCAGCGGATTGACGACGATTCAGGCTCGACGAATCATCGGAAGCGGCATCGAAACGAGTTAGGAGCTGCTGCTGAGAAGTGTTACCGTCTTCAATAGCCGCGGTCTGAGAGGGTTGCCGTTGATGTGCGTTCTCAGAACCCTTGTTGTGAGCCTTTCTGGTGTAAACTTTGCCATCACCCCATCTATGCTTGTCTCGAGAACCATCACCGCCTCCCCCGACTATAGACCCCGAAGCCATACATACGTTTTTTCgaatcaaaaccctagaattcacCGATCAGTTTGGGAAGGGAACCGAAACCctaataaatcttttttttttttcttccggcCACAAAATAATGTCTTGGGATTAGGGTTCCGTGAATCCGCCGGGGAAGAGGAGGATGTGATTTCGGGTGGAAAAGCCCTAACAAGGCGACAGAAAGGACAGAAAAACGATACTTTTACTTGCAGGTGGAAAGGCTTTTTAGGGTTTCCGATCTGATGTCCTTCTCCCTGAGTCCAGGTACGGTTTCTCCCAATTTGATAAGTTCATTTCGAGGACTTTTTCGGATTTTGGGATGGAAAAGACTGTTTGGCCTCTAAcggtaaaaaaaattttttgataaaaaagtaataaatcatCAATCGCGTCATTATTCCAGATTCACTCCTCAGTTACTCGTGTTTGCTCTTCGGAATGTGGAACTATAGAAAAGAGTGAAGGCGGTGATTACTTCACCCTTGTCAAATCAATATTTGAAGGTatctaaggattttttttttttttttttttttttttgggttaactATCTAAGGATATTTATGTCAATAGGCATGAGAGTGAGTGCAATTGTGCACTTTTTAGAGAacgaaaaaacagaaaattacaaCCAGAAGGAATATAAATTGTATTTTACATCAAAAgtctgcttctttttttttttttttttttttgggtaaaaaaagtCTGCCTCTTGCGTCTTGCAGAAATGGTGAGATCATTTGGATATCTCAATCTAACCAATCAACCAAGTCCTCAAATCAGTCCAGATAGCCAAATTGATGTCATCCCATTCTCTTCGGCatccagggttttagtaatcagtattagtattggtattggtatcggtcatAGCTGTTATCGATTCAGATCCGTTCAGATCAAATTGATTTACCCttgttttctttaaatttttttgttttttaaatttgcACCCTTGTCCATTCAGATCCATTGATACGGGATCGGTCAGGATTCGGTATCAGTCTCCATCAATATATATCGATATATATCGATTGATACAATCGATCtgatactgattcctcaaaccacgTCAGCCTCTTTGTGCTATCCCTATGTATCCAAAGTCCGCATAAGCAAAGATAAAAGTTTGATGATAAATTTCAATACAAACCCAGCTTGCTTCACTAGATTCAACAATGAAACTTCCATCACGTATTAAAATAATGGCATCATGGTGTGCAAGTCCAAGGTAATCTGTTGGTGATAGATTTAAATTTGGGGTAGTTGGCTGAGTAGAATGAGAGAACAAGAACCTTCTTCCTCtaagagtgcgtttggtaacgttcagaacagttcttttgttcaaaaaaaatgaaaaagtgtttggttttgcggttcattttttcgttcttttagaacgaaccggaggtctTGAGTACCAAAAGAAcattctttacagaccgtctcgaagacggtctgcaaagaacaaagaacaagaCGCAACGAACAAAGTCACAAAACACGGGTAAGACTGTAAGACCTTTAAGGTGGCTTGTATGAGAAAGAAACCTGAAAATGTACCATGCAAAAGAATGGACATTGAATTGGAAGAGAAATTGTCGTGTTTACCTGGCAAAAGGTAAAAAGATCTTGATCTAAAATCCATCTGTTAATGTTGAACATAATGTGGATTAGAAGaataatgaaaaaaacaaaaaaatacattgGTTTCTAGCAGACCAAAGAAAGTAACAAGTAATAAAGAAGATAGATAGGAAAAACATTTTATCAATGAGAAGAGAATTACTTGAAAAAAGCAGAGAattcaaaagataaaaaggagaATGAGCATGGAGGCATTCTGTTTTCAATCCTAAGAATTCTGCTGCCCATATTCTCTTAAAGAAATTAAGAACAAGACAAGAATAAATGTCAACCAGTTTTCTGTTCAGACTCACAAAAGACACAGATTTTCAAGATCAATGAAATAGCTAAGGATATTCAATTCCTAATTGCAAGACCCTTATTCAATAGTTTCTTTAAGAACgttttaaatataaaatgtaTTGTTAGTTTCCAAAGGAGATCCCAAAGATGTTGCCCACACTATCGGCTACATGACCCAAAATTAGTATCATCCAtagaaaaattcaaatttaatgTTCTAACCGCCACCTTGATTGTAAGAATCTCATTTTTTGCATAAGGACAATACACAAAATCCTTCTGCCGGATGGTGGCCAAAGGAATTTTAATAATTAAAGAGGAGACCTTAGAGGAAATATGACAGAAATAAGAGAGGAATTCCAACATCTATTAATCATCAAATCTGAAACATTTGTAAAAGTAGAAATGGGGTTCATAATAGATCCAACAGAGAGATGTGGTCACAGGGGAAGCCATGAGTCTTTCCATATTGAAAATTTGAGATTGAAGTCCTAGTActaattttccaacaaatcaTCCGACGCAAAGAGGGAATAATGTGAAATATACTCTACCCCAAGAACCCCTTTTAGGAATAAATTATTGACTAATAAGACTAGATTGCGGAAAGCAAGCATTTTGCCTTAAAAACCCCACTCCATAAGTTTTCAAGATTAGTGATAAGTCTCCAACCTAGCTAACCTTAACAATAAAGATTCATTATGGATATAATTCATTCTAAAACCTAAATCCCTTGGACTTTTGGGCTCAAACATAGAAGACCATGAAATTAAGGATTATTTTCCCCTTCCATGGGAGCTTCATTCCATAAACAAGCAGAAATAGAATCTAATGTAGAGCAAATAGATTTAGGATACAAAAACAAGACATTAGGAAGGTGGGCATTGTAGTAGTTATGTTGAATGATGAACAAATAGTAGTGGTTGTCTTTTGGACACATGATATAGTATGTTTTGATAAACAAATATTTTGTTTGGCAGATGATGTAGGATTTGATGAACATATATTTCAGTAATCGATGTTAATTGTTATCTAGGATATATTTATGATGTTGGATTTAATGAACATACTCTTTAGGATGTtgttttgttttccatttcaTTTATCTTGCATTATgttcttattttaaaaatatcGTACCAATATGTTGCAGTTATGTCATCGCCTCATAATATGTTTACATATTTAAttggttttcttttatttttttttgaatgaatgaatgattaATGAAGCATAGAAAATCtttccccccaaaaaattaaaagggaaagaaacatAGAAAAATACAAGGAGAAAGGTCCACAACAAACCAACGAACTGACCTACAGCCTAATCAAGCTGAAAGGAGATCATgcaaagaagaacaaaagacaTAATCATACCCAAACAACCAATCACCTATACATAAAATTTTGACCTTCTTCCCTATATGATTATAGAGAGGAATGGGAAGAATCACCTAATTCCCGGTTTGATTATCTCCATTTTTTTCATAGACTCCTCCATCCATTAATTGGACCCTTACACACACGATCTTGGGATTCTTTTTCACCGCTAGCATTTTTGAAGACATCCTTCACATGGGCGTACCTTGGATCCGAGATAGGAGATGGGTTAGTTATGATAGTAAAGACATTTTTGTAAAAATGCCAACATTGTTAAAAATTGTTCTAGAACAAGTTTAACCAAACGCCCTAGATGTTGTTATTCTGTTTTGACAGGTTTACTAAATGCTATGTTAGAGCTAAAGAACACAATTCTAGATTAGAAGCGAAAATAAAAGGTTCTGGCAAAGAACGGCGTTCTCAGAATAGAAACGTTATCAAACATAGGCTTATTAAACTTGCCCATGATATAAATTGTTATCTTGTACAAATTATTTAATTGGATTAAGTTGTCCTTCGATTGTGGAGTTTCTCTaatcttcttgttttttattttttgggaggggggggggggggtaaggaGTATCTCTTATCCGGTGATGTGATCTCTACTATTGGATTCATATGTTATCAATAACTCACACCCTCTATTGTTTAAAGTTGAAAATTCATTTTCTCCAAAAATCAAAGGGTTCCGATCTCtagggtgaagagattctctttttatcatgggtgaagaaaaattgGATCCAATTATTTTGttctttccaatttttttgttGTGTGCCTACTAATATGGTAAGTTTAGTATTCTATTTGATCATTGTGGAAACTAGTTCGATGGGAACTAAGTAGGCTAGGAACCACCCAAAGGTTAATTGTATACATATTTTATATGTGTATACTTAGCATAAAAAAGTCGTATGCTCTTATTTCATAATCCAAATCTCCCCCTTAAAAAGATGCAAATCAAGACAATGAAACTTTCACCATCACCAAATGGGGTTGGGAACCATTGGATTTTAGGAATAATCATTATGAAAGGGTGTTTTGGTTATTGAAATTCAAACCAAAACTCACAAtagcaggaaaaaaaataagaaaggaaaaggaagaagaggaagaatgtACGAGCCCCTAGGGGCTAAAACAAACGTACAAACTCAGAAAACCTCTAGTAGTGAGACCAGATGGTCTATACACCCCATTGATGGACTAAGAAACAGATCCTCTTCGactctttttctttgatttccaATCCACTACTCTTGTTCCTCACATCAGATCTGATATCCAAAATTATGCAAGGTTAATTTGGTTTTGGTCTTGTTGCTAAAGATCCTAAAATTTCTCTCTTGTTAAATGTGAGCAATAATGGTAACTCCAAAGGCCATCTTTGCAATTGCATCAGTGGAGTCCccatcaaattttcttttttgggttttgctcGTTGAAATGCCATAAAGAGTCTTGGGAAGCGGGGGAGCACTGGAAAATAAGgaggataaaaaataaacaataggGTAAGAGATTACTATTTGATCGCATGGTCTTTACACAAGCCAGAAACAGACGAAGCCAGTtaaactttttattttctaatattTCAAGACAATTTGTTTACAGATTGTTCTTGTAAAATTGTTTTGGGTAAAGATTGTACACGCAATTAAGGTGTacagtcctctctctctctcttatctgaTAAACACTCTTGTACCCTCTAagctgagaggagaaaaattcctcTAAGCTCCCTCAATTGGTGGGGGCGTGAAGATACCAAGGCAGAGAAGGTAGATCAAGTTCTCGTATGCCTAGGGGTGCACAGATGGAATCCGCTAactcttttatttcatttgtgTACATCCTTAGGCTTACGAGAATGGATCTCATACAAAAACCTGATCCAGGCTCACAAGGCAGAGTTCGGATCACATTCTCATACGAGAACATGATCTGGTACGCTCACCACCAGCCACAGGGAATCCAATCCTCTTCTCTccgaggagtggattccatgcgGCTGGTGGTGAGCGAACAAAACGACGTTCTTGTGCAAAAATGTGATTTGGCCTCCCCAAGGTATACCTCCGCGTGCAGATCCCTTGGGCCTTGTGTGCTTGATTtatcctcttttctcttattttcattttttatttcttatttttcataTCTATTTGCttaatttttattcttcattcctcttactttcatttcttaTTGAGAGGACCTCAAATTTCCCAGCTTTGTTTTAAAAGAATCTATATAGTCAAtaccatttagttgggataagactgaattgttgttgttgttcggGTCCAAACGAGGACTTTTGATCCGCTATACTTTACTCCGTGTTACCGGTTAGGCGCATGCTATTGTTGGTATGGTTCAGCAAAGCTCATATAATGGAAATCAAGTAACCAGTAAAAACAGAGTCTATAATTGCCATCTCCATTATGTGAGTACAAATAGAAAATTACCTAAAAGACTCTGCTTAGTTTTAAAGCAGAGAAATGAAGAGTACAACCGTATAGAAAATGGCAAATTAAAGTCTCAAAATCAAGCCTAATTAAATTTCACCTACCCAGTTTATTCTAAGAATTACGTAATGCCATTCAAATAGACTATCCAAAGAACAAATAACCCAATTTTAAGATATCAAATTACAGCAAAGTCTATGGTCTTCTTCCCGTCATGGGCTTTCCTGTAGAAGTGCCTAGTATAGTCAGAATACAGAACTTGCTTATATAATGGTTTCTCTCCATTAATCTCTAGCACTTCAGGTAAAGGACCTATCATGTCTTTGGGCCTTGGATTGACAAAGAAGGGAATTGAGACTCTGTTCCTACTTCTATTAGCAATAACATAGTGTTCTGCACTCTTGTAACGACCATTGCTCAAAATTTGCAGAGCATCACCAACGTTAATGACAAGAGATCCATTGGAAGCTGGTGGAACATTTATCCAGCTATCACCACTATTCCCTCTCACGTATAGACCACCTACATCATCTTGAAGGAGGATTGTGAGTGTTGACACATCGGAGTGCCGGCCAACCCCCACCGTCAGCTCTGGGTTTGGACAAATTGGATAATAGTTCAGGTTAATCATCTTTGAACCCATTAACAATAACTCTTTTCCTTCATCGATATCCTTCACGTTAAGCCTTTTCATTAGAaccttcaaaagcttcttcacCAGAGGTTCAGATTTCTCCATGAACTCCATCGCTTGTTCCCTAATATGTCACAAACAAATCAAACAATAAGATTTCAAAATATAGTATTTTGATcccggaaaattatctcctccagttccccacCTGAGCAGAATGTTCGGCCCGGgcaaggaattggaggggatcaTACCACTTGGTTAGGGACTTGAGTACATAGAACTCATTCTTAAAAGCTAACCATTAAAGAGAGGATGACAAAGCAAGAAATGGAAAGACTTACTTGCACTCTTTGGGCCAGTAGGCAGAAACTTCATCATCTGATACGTAGAAGAGACTGAGGTAGTCTTTCCACTCAAGAGCTACCTCTGCTCGAGGAATGAAGCTGGTTCCATAGCGAACATTTTTAGATGGAGACATCTCTTTAGTGTACTTCAACTTCTCATCAGCTGGCAATCCAAAGAATTTATGAGTTGCATCTTTCACACTCTTCAAAACATCAAGAGGAACCCTATGATTGATAACCTGAAAAAAACCACATTTTTCTGCAGCATCGCAGATCAAGTCATCCAGCTTAGGGTCATCCCAATTCGCCATGTCAATCACAGGAATAGAGTTCTCAATTTTGACGTTGTGAATGTCTATCCTCTCCTCCATGGGTTGGATGTATTGTTTGGGGACACTAGTTAGGCCAGTCTCAGCAAGACCCTTGATTCCGTTTCCTTTTTTGACGATAAACTCCATGAGCTCAGATGAGTTGGAGATCACCGTAGCCATAATGGGGTGTTGGGAAGAGAAGGACATTTAGGAAAGATTAGAAGACGAAGACAGTTGAGGGCCTAGAGGCCTGGTATATAGTGCAAAGGTTGAAATGCACATGGCAATATGACATGCATGCTCTGCAAAGCCATTTACTGTTGGTGggttctcttttctctttttcttttttggcttttttgtTGTCTTTTTGGTTCCAAGTGGGCTCACCACTATGGTggccgagagagagaggcacCTAGTGAGCCCAAGGGGTAGGGATAGTTGGGTCTTTGTCACCTCCAGTTCTCTGTCCGACCCAGTTCCTCCAGTGCCTGGAACAAGTGTGGGAGGGGGGCAATGACCACCTTAATTCTACCCAAATACTTTGCCCACGTGGGGTCTACCTGCCTTCTTAcaggcactggggaactgggccaggcagggaactggaggagataattttctagGATAGCTAGATAGTGGTGCATACTTATGAGGATTTGATCAAGTGAACAAACCTCGGATTGCTTTTTCTCTTTAA
This window encodes:
- the LOC122650246 gene encoding transcription factor GTE4-like, encoding MASGSIVGGGGDGSRDKHRWGDGKVYTRKAHNKGSENAHQRQPSQTAAIEDGNTSQQQLLTRFDAASDDSSSLNRRQSAAPNSPEPPSGNGSIRAVFPRLENGVTINLSSRSKQEMRELRRKLANELDQVRTLVKKLEAREVQYTGFSGSGYSHSQLSTNDAADNCSTKRINSEVGSVGHHELRPLHQLSVSVVENSQGVSDVVEKEKRTPKANQYYRNSDFVLGKEKFPPPDSHKKSKSNGKKRRDGEYGFQGFGVDKYSSQVFKSCSNLLAKLMKHKHGWVFNTPVDVKGLGLHDYYTIIKHPMDLGTVKSRLLKNRYKSPWEIAEDVRLTFRNAMTYNPKGQDVYVMAEQLLKIFEDNWTVVEAELNLNSRFGTHYDAALPTRTWRKALPPPLHPEMRRTLDRLESTTPPVDSNLKPSNFAPPGPGRTPAPKKPKAKDPHKRDMTYEEKQRLSTNLQSLPSEKLDNIVQIIKKRNSSLCQHDDEIEVDIDSVDAETLWELDRFVTNYKKSLSKYKRKAELAIQARAEAEHNVQEMNPVTTMIEAPTEPKRDEKIVSSFSPVQAEKQGDNASRSSSSSSSSSDSGSSSSDSDSESSSAFGSDVGHSPRT
- the LOC122652612 gene encoding feruloyl CoA ortho-hydroxylase F6H1-3-like — translated: MSFSSQHPIMATVISNSSELMEFIVKKGNGIKGLAETGLTSVPKQYIQPMEERIDIHNVKIENSIPVIDMANWDDPKLDDLICDAAEKCGFFQVINHRVPLDVLKSVKDATHKFFGLPADEKLKYTKEMSPSKNVRYGTSFIPRAEVALEWKDYLSLFYVSDDEVSAYWPKECKEQAMEFMEKSEPLVKKLLKVLMKRLNVKDIDEGKELLLMGSKMINLNYYPICPNPELTVGVGRHSDVSTLTILLQDDVGGLYVRGNSGDSWINVPPASNGSLVINVGDALQILSNGRYKSAEHYVIANRSRNRVSIPFFVNPRPKDMIGPLPEVLEINGEKPLYKQVLYSDYTRHFYRKAHDGKKTIDFAVI